Proteins from a genomic interval of Caulobacter rhizosphaerae:
- a CDS encoding DNA cytosine methyltransferase — MNRNAAPGPVFYEFFAGGGMARLGLGEAWTCAFANDFDPVKAATYRANFADAGAANGEGHFHQGDVWKIAPADLPGQADLAWASSPCQDFSLAGARAGLQGGRSSAFFGFWKLMEALSAEGRGPDTVVVENVVGLLTSHGGADFTALCRALAEQGYRFGALEIDAARFVPQSRPRVFVIATRLPVDGLSGSSPFQTRAVRDAHARLPADLTAAWIWWSLAAPPARNTDLSALLEPDDQVAWRSDAATAALLDLMAPAHRAAVQVRVQSGERAVGAVFRRMRGGEQRAEVRFDGLAGCLRTPRGGSSRQTLLVIDRGQVRSRLLSAREGARLMGLADAYRLPRSATAGLHVIGDGVAAPVVRWLADGLLTPLAFRKTAPLAAE; from the coding sequence TGTCTTCTACGAATTCTTCGCTGGCGGCGGGATGGCGCGCCTGGGGCTGGGCGAGGCCTGGACCTGCGCGTTCGCCAACGACTTCGACCCGGTCAAGGCCGCGACCTACCGCGCCAACTTCGCCGACGCGGGCGCCGCCAACGGCGAGGGCCATTTCCACCAGGGCGACGTCTGGAAGATCGCGCCGGCCGACCTGCCGGGACAGGCCGACCTGGCCTGGGCTTCCAGCCCCTGCCAGGACTTCAGCCTGGCCGGCGCCCGGGCCGGCCTGCAGGGCGGACGCTCCTCGGCCTTCTTCGGGTTCTGGAAGCTGATGGAGGCGCTCTCCGCCGAAGGGCGCGGCCCCGACACGGTGGTGGTCGAGAACGTGGTGGGCCTGCTGACCTCGCACGGCGGCGCCGACTTCACCGCCCTGTGCCGGGCCCTGGCCGAGCAGGGCTACCGCTTCGGCGCCCTGGAGATCGACGCCGCCCGCTTCGTCCCCCAATCGCGGCCGCGGGTGTTCGTGATCGCCACCCGCTTGCCGGTGGACGGGCTGTCCGGTTCCAGTCCGTTCCAGACCCGCGCCGTGCGCGACGCCCACGCCCGTCTGCCGGCCGACCTGACCGCCGCCTGGATCTGGTGGAGTCTTGCCGCGCCGCCAGCCCGCAACACCGATCTTTCGGCCCTGCTCGAACCTGATGACCAGGTCGCCTGGCGGTCGGACGCCGCGACCGCCGCCCTGCTGGACCTGATGGCCCCCGCCCACCGCGCCGCCGTCCAGGTTCGGGTCCAGAGCGGCGAGCGGGCGGTCGGCGCGGTCTTTCGGCGGATGCGCGGCGGCGAACAGCGGGCCGAGGTGCGGTTCGACGGCCTGGCCGGCTGTCTGCGCACCCCGCGCGGCGGCTCGTCCCGCCAGACCCTGCTGGTGATCGACAGGGGGCAGGTGCGCTCGCGCCTGCTTAGCGCGCGCGAGGGGGCCCGGTTGATGGGCCTGGCTGACGCCTACCGCCTGCCCCGCAGCGCCACGGCTGGCCTGCATGTGATCGGCGACGGCGTGGCCGCCCCGGTGGTGCGCTGGCTGGCCGACGGCTTGCTGACTCCGCTGGCCTTCAGGAAAACTGCGCCGCTGGCCGCCGAATGA
- the cysK gene encoding cysteine synthase A gives MDDASSIYDAARFKRAGRGKIFDSILDTVGDTPLVRLPNLTAELKPKGTVVAKLEFFNPLASVKDRIGVAMVEYLEAKGLLKPGGTIVEPTSGNTGIALAFVAAAKGYKLTLVMPESMSIERRKMLLLLGAKLELTPAEKGMRGAVARAQEIIEATPGAVMPQQFENTANPLIHRVSTAEEIWNDTAGAVDAVVSGVGTGGTISGVGQVLKARKPSVKMVAVEPEASAVLSGGAPGPHKIQGIGAGFVPGILDRGVIDEIIQVSNDDSFAMARKAASTEGLPVGISSGAALTAAFDLAMRDDYAGKLVVAIIPSFAERYLSTALFEGL, from the coding sequence ATGGACGACGCCTCCTCGATCTACGACGCCGCGCGGTTCAAGCGCGCCGGACGCGGCAAGATCTTCGACTCGATCCTCGACACGGTCGGCGACACCCCGCTGGTCCGCCTGCCCAACCTGACCGCCGAGCTGAAGCCCAAGGGCACGGTCGTGGCCAAGCTGGAATTCTTCAACCCGCTGGCCTCGGTCAAGGACCGCATCGGCGTGGCCATGGTCGAATATCTGGAGGCCAAGGGCCTGCTGAAGCCGGGCGGCACCATCGTCGAGCCGACCAGCGGCAACACCGGCATCGCCCTGGCCTTCGTGGCCGCCGCCAAGGGCTACAAGCTGACCCTGGTCATGCCCGAGAGCATGTCGATCGAGCGCCGCAAGATGCTGCTGCTGCTGGGCGCCAAGTTGGAGCTGACGCCGGCCGAGAAGGGCATGCGCGGCGCCGTCGCCCGGGCCCAGGAGATCATCGAGGCCACCCCCGGCGCGGTGATGCCCCAGCAGTTCGAGAACACCGCCAACCCGCTGATCCACCGCGTCTCGACGGCCGAGGAGATCTGGAACGACACGGCCGGGGCTGTGGACGCCGTAGTCTCGGGCGTCGGCACTGGCGGCACCATCTCGGGCGTTGGCCAAGTGCTGAAAGCCCGCAAGCCGTCGGTGAAGATGGTCGCCGTCGAGCCGGAGGCCTCGGCCGTGCTGTCGGGCGGCGCGCCCGGCCCGCACAAGATCCAGGGTATCGGCGCCGGCTTCGTGCCGGGCATCCTCGATCGCGGAGTGATCGACGAGATCATCCAGGTGTCGAACGACGACAGCTTCGCCATGGCCCGCAAGGCGGCCTCCACCGAGGGCCTGCCTGTGGGCATCAGCTCGGGCGCGGCCCTGACCGCCGCCTTCGACCTGGCCATGCGCGACGACTATGCCGGCAAGCTGGTGGTGGCGATCATCCCCAGCTTCGCCGAGCGCTACCTGTCGACCGCCCTGTTCGAGGGGCTCTGA
- a CDS encoding FAD-dependent oxidoreductase — MRVGIVGCGVGGMAAALALARAGHAVTLLEAFEAPRPLGSGLLLQPTGLAALRALRLDEQVRALGARVDRLEGKDSRGRKVMDLDYNDWKPGAHGVGIHRGVLFQTLHGALPEAGVEVVTGARITGVETPARPILHDDQGRVFGPFDLAVIADGSASPLRASLRPRARAPVYPWGAVWTHLPDPGDRFGGALRQVYHRAEVMVGALPVGHDPDGLSPTGLAMFWSVPVAGLDHFLAGDFAAWREQRLKPLWPDLAALLDERRDWAGFSRALYRDVSVGRWSQGACTLLGDAAHGTSPQLGQGANLALMDAVELAERLGRDRRPVAVSIRAWQADRRRHTGLYQVASRALTPLFQSHGGFWPAVRDRLFTPMSGLPGVRHVAARLLTGTLRLGRFPGVTKP; from the coding sequence GTGCGAGTCGGCATAGTCGGCTGCGGGGTCGGCGGCATGGCCGCCGCCCTGGCCCTGGCGCGGGCCGGTCACGCCGTCACCCTGCTGGAGGCCTTCGAGGCCCCGCGACCGCTGGGCTCGGGCCTGCTGCTCCAGCCGACCGGCCTGGCGGCGCTGCGCGCGCTGCGGCTCGACGAGCAGGTTCGCGCCCTGGGCGCCCGGGTGGACCGGCTGGAGGGCAAGGACAGCCGCGGCCGCAAGGTCATGGACCTGGACTACAACGACTGGAAGCCCGGCGCCCACGGCGTCGGCATCCATCGCGGCGTGCTGTTCCAGACCCTGCACGGCGCCCTGCCCGAGGCCGGCGTCGAGGTGGTCACCGGGGCCCGGATCACCGGGGTGGAGACCCCCGCCCGTCCGATCCTGCACGACGACCAGGGCCGGGTGTTCGGCCCGTTTGACCTGGCGGTGATCGCCGACGGCTCGGCCTCGCCGCTGCGCGCGAGCCTTCGCCCCCGGGCCCGCGCGCCGGTCTATCCCTGGGGCGCGGTCTGGACCCATCTGCCCGACCCTGGCGACCGTTTCGGCGGGGCCCTGCGCCAGGTCTATCACCGGGCCGAGGTGATGGTCGGCGCCCTGCCGGTCGGTCACGACCCGGACGGCCTGTCGCCCACCGGCCTGGCCATGTTCTGGTCCGTGCCGGTCGCCGGGCTGGACCACTTCCTGGCCGGCGACTTCGCCGCCTGGCGCGAGCAGCGGCTGAAGCCGCTCTGGCCGGACCTGGCCGCCCTGCTCGACGAACGCCGGGACTGGGCGGGCTTCTCCCGGGCGCTCTATCGCGACGTCTCGGTCGGCCGCTGGAGCCAGGGCGCCTGCACCCTGCTGGGCGACGCGGCCCACGGCACCAGCCCGCAGCTGGGGCAGGGCGCGAACCTGGCCCTGATGGACGCCGTCGAGTTGGCCGAACGGCTGGGGCGCGACCGGCGGCCGGTCGCCGTGTCGATCCGGGCCTGGCAGGCCGACCGCCGCCGCCATACCGGCCTCTACCAGGTGGCGTCCAGGGCCCTGACGCCGCTGTTTCAGTCGCATGGCGGATTCTGGCCGGCGGTGCGCGACCGGCTGTTCACCCCGATGTCGGGTTTGCCGGGCGTTCGGCACGTGGCGGCGCGGCTGCTGACCGGAACCCTGCGCCTGGGACGGTTCCCAGGCGTTACGAAACCATGA
- a CDS encoding very short patch repair endonuclease has product MTPPGSASKATDVFTPAKRSAVMARVKSKDTRPELLLRRLLTGLGARYRLHRKDLPGSPDVAMPGRRLAIFVHGCFWHGHDCARGSRVPKANRDYWLAKVARNMARDARNRADLAAAGWRVETVWECEMKDQAALKERVAGLLNETSSLPPPDRCAVCPPP; this is encoded by the coding sequence ATGACCCCGCCAGGATCCGCCTCGAAGGCGACCGACGTCTTCACCCCCGCCAAGCGCTCGGCCGTGATGGCTCGGGTCAAGAGCAAGGACACCAGGCCCGAGCTGCTGCTGCGCCGGCTGCTGACCGGCTTGGGCGCGCGCTACCGCCTGCACCGCAAGGACCTGCCCGGCTCGCCCGACGTGGCCATGCCGGGCCGGCGGCTGGCGATCTTCGTCCACGGTTGCTTCTGGCACGGCCACGACTGCGCCCGCGGGTCGCGCGTGCCCAAGGCCAACCGCGACTACTGGCTGGCCAAGGTGGCGCGGAACATGGCGCGCGACGCCCGCAACCGCGCCGACCTCGCCGCCGCTGGCTGGCGGGTGGAGACGGTCTGGGAGTGCGAGATGAAGGATCAGGCGGCGTTGAAGGAGCGGGTGGCCGGATTGCTCAACGAGACGTCCTCCTTGCCCCCACCTGACCGCTGCGCGGTCTGTCCGCCCCCATAG
- a CDS encoding ATP-binding protein, whose amino-acid sequence MRAALARRGNLYLRVAATVMIALILHVFMNASWTWLWVGTYAAAQLVELVLIRQMLRQPSPGRALRLAVAAMPAITSTIFGFLSIPLFASSIRFAPTLGGLLLAGALLNVIVVNSSLRSATISAAAPHVAYLLIAPFVARWANPASALASALWFGVLLLILSVFVAARTLERALNAEAAAKEEAERRRHEAEEAVAAKSAFVAMISHELRTPISAILAGAARLHSDLPDAASKTHAQLIGDAGAMMRTLLNDLLDLSRLDAGRMAVEQAPFDLRQAMADTLRLWRPDAQKKGLRLRVEGAANLPRWVAGDTLRLRQVLNNLLSNAIKFTGQGAVTVRLAAREAGDGLMFEAVVADTGQGLTEEQMARLFTPFDQLAANVAREHGGSGLGLVISRELARLMGGDLTVTSKPGKGSRFRLEVRLEAAQAPDARTGGAVIDGARVLVVDDHVVNRRALELVLQSFGIQPTLAESGERALELLHSEVFDVMLMDVYMPGMDGRDATRELRAAEGPNRHIPVIAVTASATAKDWEACHAAGMNAHVAKPIDPSQLHAALSELLPVSASRAAA is encoded by the coding sequence ATGAGGGCCGCGCTCGCGCGGCGCGGCAATCTCTATCTGCGCGTCGCCGCCACGGTGATGATCGCCCTGATCCTGCACGTCTTCATGAACGCCAGCTGGACCTGGCTGTGGGTGGGGACCTATGCGGCGGCCCAGCTGGTCGAGTTGGTCCTGATCCGCCAGATGTTGCGCCAGCCTAGTCCCGGGCGGGCGCTGCGGCTGGCCGTGGCGGCCATGCCGGCGATCACCTCGACCATCTTCGGCTTCCTGTCGATTCCGCTGTTCGCCTCGAGCATCCGCTTCGCCCCCACCCTGGGCGGCCTGCTGCTGGCCGGGGCCTTGCTGAACGTCATCGTGGTCAATTCCAGCCTGAGGTCGGCGACGATCTCGGCGGCCGCCCCGCACGTGGCCTACCTGCTGATCGCGCCGTTCGTGGCCCGATGGGCCAATCCGGCCTCGGCCCTGGCCAGCGCCCTGTGGTTCGGGGTGCTGCTGCTGATCCTGTCGGTGTTCGTCGCCGCCCGCACCCTGGAACGGGCCCTGAACGCCGAAGCCGCCGCCAAGGAGGAGGCCGAGCGGCGCCGCCACGAGGCCGAGGAGGCCGTCGCCGCCAAGTCGGCCTTCGTGGCCATGATCAGTCACGAGCTGCGCACGCCGATCAGCGCCATCCTGGCCGGAGCGGCCCGCCTGCACAGCGACCTGCCCGACGCCGCCTCCAAGACCCACGCCCAGCTGATCGGCGACGCCGGCGCGATGATGCGCACCCTGCTCAACGACCTGCTGGACCTGTCGCGCCTGGACGCCGGGCGGATGGCGGTCGAGCAGGCGCCGTTCGACCTGCGCCAGGCCATGGCCGACACCCTGCGCCTGTGGCGTCCCGACGCCCAGAAGAAGGGCCTGCGGCTGCGGGTCGAGGGCGCCGCCAACCTGCCACGCTGGGTGGCCGGCGATACCCTGCGGCTGCGCCAAGTGCTCAACAACCTGCTGTCTAACGCCATCAAGTTCACCGGACAGGGCGCGGTCACCGTGCGGCTGGCGGCGCGCGAGGCCGGCGACGGCCTGATGTTCGAGGCCGTGGTCGCCGACACGGGCCAGGGCCTGACCGAGGAGCAGATGGCGCGGCTGTTCACGCCCTTCGATCAGTTGGCCGCCAATGTGGCGCGCGAACACGGCGGCTCGGGCCTGGGCCTGGTGATCAGCCGGGAACTGGCCCGATTGATGGGCGGCGACCTGACCGTGACCAGCAAACCCGGCAAGGGCTCGCGCTTCCGGCTTGAGGTCCGGCTTGAGGCCGCTCAGGCCCCGGACGCCCGGACCGGCGGCGCCGTCATCGATGGCGCCCGAGTGCTGGTGGTCGACGACCACGTGGTCAACCGCCGGGCCTTGGAGCTGGTGCTGCAGTCGTTCGGTATCCAGCCCACCCTGGCCGAGTCCGGCGAGCGGGCCCTGGAGCTGCTGCACTCGGAGGTGTTCGACGTCATGCTGATGGACGTCTACATGCCGGGCATGGACGGCCGCGACGCCACCCGTGAGCTGCGCGCGGCCGAGGGACCCAATCGCCACATTCCGGTGATCGCCGTCACCGCCTCGGCCACCGCCAAGGACTGGGAGGCCTGTCACGCGGCCGGCATGAACGCCCACGTCGCCAAGCCGATCGATCCCAGCCAGCTGCACGCGGCCCTGAGCGAGCTGCTGCCGGTCAGCGCGTCGAGGGCGGCGGCCTAG
- a CDS encoding DUF167 family protein, giving the protein MRLAIRLTPRGGREAVDGWAVDGDGRPYLKVRVAAPPVEGAANAALIAFLAKTLGVSRSSVTLASGAGARLKLIDVVDCDPLSLERALGRPPPPPIATHPSKI; this is encoded by the coding sequence ATGCGTCTGGCCATCCGCCTCACCCCGCGCGGCGGGCGCGAGGCGGTCGACGGATGGGCCGTCGATGGCGACGGACGGCCCTATCTGAAGGTGCGTGTCGCGGCCCCGCCGGTCGAGGGCGCGGCCAACGCGGCCCTGATCGCCTTCCTGGCCAAGACCCTGGGCGTGTCCCGGTCGTCCGTGACCCTGGCGTCCGGCGCGGGAGCGCGGCTGAAGCTGATCGACGTCGTCGATTGCGACCCGTTGTCGCTGGAGCGCGCGCTGGGACGTCCGCCCCCGCCCCCAATTGCGACACACCCAAGCAAGATTTGA
- a CDS encoding YggT family protein, protein MAGIIQSVFFILGALLTMLSWAIIISAVLSWLVAFDVINLRNRAVYQISTFLDRVTGPVLRPFQRIIPPLGGVDISPIVVLLIITAVQRFILRDLENALLRLVGYY, encoded by the coding sequence ATGGCCGGCATTATTCAATCCGTGTTTTTTATCCTCGGCGCTCTGCTGACGATGCTGTCTTGGGCGATCATCATTTCGGCCGTGCTGAGCTGGCTGGTGGCCTTCGACGTCATCAACCTGCGTAACCGCGCGGTCTATCAGATCAGCACCTTCCTCGACCGGGTGACCGGTCCCGTGCTGCGGCCGTTTCAGCGGATCATTCCGCCGTTGGGCGGCGTCGATATCAGCCCGATCGTCGTGCTGCTGATTATCACCGCCGTGCAGCGGTTCATCCTGCGGGACTTGGAAAACGCCCTTCTTCGGCTGGTCGGCTACTACTAG
- a CDS encoding penicillin acylase family protein has translation MRIGNLLLLSAACAALGVPALADPSAGDLARQRAVAARVQITRDDWGIAHVHGKSDADAVFGMVYAQAEDDFPRIEANYLTALGRTAEAEGEAAVWQDLRMRLFVDPADLKARYAASPVWLKALMDAWAGGLNFYLATHPEVKPKVITRFEPWMALSFTEGSIGGDVERISLGELEAFYGKPQLQASEQVRARELAQAVEFREPTGSNGFAIAPSNARDGHALLLINPHTSFFFRSELQMTSDAGLNAYGAATWGQFFIYQGFNAHAGWMHTSSTVDVVDEFAETIVRKDGTLVYRYGAEDRPVATSAVEVAYKAADGALARRTFTVYRTHHGPIVRAADGQGGGKWIAFAMMYRPVEALEQSFLRTKATDYQSFLKVAELKANSSNNTLFADDKGEVAYLHPQFIPRRDDRFDYTRPVDGADPATDWKGLHALTEAPHLKNPPNGWLMNTNNWPYSAAGPYSPKPADFPRYMDSVGETPRGIHATRVLSARKGFTLPTLIQAAYDPYLTAFADLVPTLSKAYDRTPDGDPVKARLGDQMAALRGWDLKWSEGSTETSLAVFWGEALWARSAAAAKAQGVSVYAYMAERTTPAQKLAALAEASDRLAADFGDWRTPWGRINRFQRNDGAIVQTFDDAKPSIAVPFTSGQWGSLASFGAKRYPGTKKYYGTSGNSFVAAVEFGPRVKALAVSAGGESGDPASRHFNDQAERYPRGDLRTVYFYPDELKGHMERTYRPGELGR, from the coding sequence TTGCGGATCGGAAATCTGTTGCTGCTGTCGGCCGCCTGCGCGGCGCTCGGCGTCCCCGCCCTGGCCGACCCGTCCGCTGGCGATCTGGCCCGGCAGCGCGCCGTCGCCGCCCGGGTCCAGATCACGCGCGACGACTGGGGAATCGCCCACGTGCACGGCAAGAGCGACGCCGACGCGGTGTTCGGCATGGTCTACGCCCAGGCCGAGGACGACTTCCCGCGCATCGAGGCCAACTACCTGACCGCCCTGGGCCGCACCGCCGAGGCGGAAGGCGAGGCCGCGGTCTGGCAGGACTTGCGGATGCGGCTGTTCGTCGATCCCGCCGACCTCAAGGCTCGCTATGCGGCGAGCCCCGTCTGGCTGAAGGCCTTGATGGACGCCTGGGCCGGCGGGCTGAACTTCTACCTGGCGACCCATCCGGAGGTGAAGCCGAAGGTCATCACCCGGTTCGAGCCGTGGATGGCGCTGAGCTTCACCGAGGGCAGCATCGGCGGCGACGTCGAGCGGATCTCGCTGGGCGAACTGGAGGCCTTCTACGGCAAGCCTCAGCTCCAGGCCTCGGAGCAGGTCAGGGCCCGCGAACTGGCCCAGGCGGTGGAATTCCGCGAGCCCACCGGCTCCAACGGCTTCGCCATCGCCCCGTCCAACGCCCGGGACGGCCACGCCCTGCTGCTGATCAACCCGCACACCTCGTTCTTCTTCCGCTCCGAGCTGCAGATGACCAGCGACGCCGGGCTGAACGCCTATGGCGCGGCGACCTGGGGGCAGTTCTTCATCTACCAGGGCTTCAACGCCCATGCCGGCTGGATGCATACCTCCAGCACCGTCGACGTAGTGGACGAGTTCGCCGAGACCATCGTCCGCAAGGACGGCACGCTGGTCTACCGGTACGGCGCCGAGGACCGGCCGGTGGCGACGTCGGCCGTCGAGGTCGCCTACAAGGCCGCCGATGGCGCCCTGGCCCGCCGCACCTTCACCGTCTACCGCACCCATCACGGTCCGATCGTCCGGGCGGCGGACGGCCAAGGGGGCGGCAAGTGGATCGCCTTTGCGATGATGTACCGGCCGGTCGAGGCGCTGGAGCAGTCGTTCCTGCGCACCAAGGCGACCGACTACCAAAGCTTCCTGAAGGTAGCCGAGCTGAAGGCCAATTCCTCGAACAACACCCTGTTCGCCGACGACAAGGGCGAGGTGGCCTATCTGCACCCGCAGTTCATCCCGCGCCGCGACGACCGCTTCGACTATACGCGCCCGGTCGACGGGGCGGACCCGGCCACCGACTGGAAGGGCCTGCACGCCCTGACCGAGGCGCCGCATCTGAAGAATCCGCCCAACGGCTGGCTGATGAACACCAACAACTGGCCCTATTCGGCGGCCGGGCCCTACAGTCCCAAGCCCGCCGACTTCCCGCGCTACATGGACAGCGTCGGCGAGACGCCGCGTGGGATCCACGCCACGCGGGTGCTGAGCGCACGCAAGGGCTTCACCCTGCCGACCCTGATCCAGGCGGCCTACGATCCCTACCTGACCGCCTTCGCCGACCTGGTCCCGACCCTGTCCAAGGCCTACGACCGGACGCCTGACGGCGACCCGGTCAAAGCGCGGCTGGGCGACCAGATGGCGGCGCTGAGGGGCTGGGACCTGAAGTGGTCGGAGGGCTCGACCGAGACCTCGCTGGCGGTGTTCTGGGGTGAGGCCCTGTGGGCCAGGTCGGCGGCGGCGGCCAAGGCGCAGGGCGTGTCGGTCTACGCCTACATGGCCGAGCGCACGACGCCGGCCCAGAAGCTGGCGGCCCTGGCCGAGGCCTCGGACCGCCTGGCGGCCGACTTCGGCGACTGGCGCACGCCGTGGGGCCGGATCAACCGCTTCCAGCGCAACGACGGCGCCATCGTCCAGACCTTCGACGACGCCAAGCCCTCGATCGCCGTGCCCTTCACCTCGGGCCAGTGGGGCTCGCTGGCCTCGTTCGGGGCCAAGCGCTATCCGGGCACGAAGAAGTACTACGGGACCAGCGGCAACAGCTTCGTGGCCGCGGTCGAGTTCGGCCCTCGGGTGAAGGCCCTGGCGGTGTCGGCGGGCGGCGAGAGCGGCGACCCGGCCTCCAGGCACTTCAACGATCAGGCCGAGCGGTATCCACGAGGGGATCTGCGGACGGTCTACTTCTATCCGGACGAGCTGAAGGGGCACATGGAGCGGACGTACCGGCCGGGGGAGCTTGGACGGTAG
- a CDS encoding argininosuccinate synthase: MAGKPVKKVVLAYSGGLDTSIILKWLQTEYGAEVVTFTADLGQGEEIEPARAKALAAGVKPENIFIEDVREEFVRDFVFPMFRANTVYEGQYLLGTSIARPLIAKKQIEIARKTGADAVSHGATGKGNDQVRFELGYYGLEPDIHVIAPWREWDFKSREALLDFAEKHQIQIAKDKRGEAPFSVDANLLHSSSEGKVLEDPAVEAPEFVHMRTIAPEDAPDKPTVITIDFEKGDPVAIDGVAMSPATLLTKLNELGRDNGIGRLDLVENRFVGMKSRGVYETPGGTILLAAHRGIESITLDRGAMHLKDELMPKYASLVYNGFWFAPEREMLQAAIDYSQQKVTGQVRVKLYKGNVAVIGRTSPYSLYDQDLVTFEEGKVAYDHRDAGGFIKLNALRLRVLAKRDKRDA; encoded by the coding sequence ATGGCTGGCAAGCCCGTGAAGAAGGTCGTGCTCGCCTATTCGGGCGGCCTCGACACCTCGATCATTCTCAAGTGGCTGCAGACCGAATACGGGGCGGAGGTCGTGACCTTCACCGCCGACCTTGGCCAGGGCGAGGAGATCGAGCCGGCGCGCGCCAAGGCCCTGGCGGCCGGGGTCAAGCCGGAGAACATCTTCATCGAGGACGTGCGCGAGGAGTTCGTCCGCGACTTCGTGTTCCCGATGTTCCGGGCCAACACCGTCTATGAAGGCCAGTACCTGCTGGGCACCTCGATCGCCCGCCCGCTGATCGCCAAGAAGCAGATCGAGATCGCCCGCAAGACCGGCGCCGACGCCGTCAGCCACGGCGCGACCGGCAAGGGCAACGACCAGGTCCGTTTCGAGCTGGGCTACTACGGCCTGGAGCCCGACATCCACGTGATCGCCCCCTGGCGCGAATGGGACTTCAAGTCCCGCGAGGCTCTGCTGGACTTCGCCGAGAAGCACCAGATCCAGATCGCCAAGGACAAGCGCGGCGAGGCGCCGTTCAGCGTCGACGCCAACCTGCTGCACAGCTCGTCCGAGGGGAAGGTTCTCGAGGACCCGGCCGTTGAGGCCCCCGAGTTCGTCCACATGCGCACGATCGCGCCGGAAGACGCGCCGGACAAGCCGACCGTCATCACCATCGACTTCGAGAAGGGCGACCCGGTCGCCATCGACGGCGTGGCGATGAGCCCGGCGACCCTGCTGACCAAGCTGAACGAACTGGGCCGCGACAACGGCATTGGCCGCCTGGACCTGGTCGAGAACCGCTTCGTCGGCATGAAGTCGCGCGGCGTCTACGAGACCCCGGGCGGCACCATCCTGCTGGCCGCCCATCGCGGCATCGAGTCGATCACGCTCGACCGCGGCGCCATGCACCTGAAGGACGAGCTGATGCCGAAATATGCGTCGCTCGTTTACAACGGCTTCTGGTTCGCCCCCGAGCGCGAGATGCTGCAGGCCGCCATCGACTACAGCCAGCAGAAGGTCACCGGCCAGGTGCGGGTCAAGCTCTACAAGGGCAATGTCGCCGTCATCGGCCGCACCAGCCCCTACAGCCTCTACGACCAGGACCTGGTCACCTTCGAGGAGGGCAAGGTCGCCTACGACCACCGTGACGCCGGCGGCTTCATCAAGCTCAACGCCCTGCGCCTGCGCGTCCTGGCCAAGCGCGACAAGCGCGACGCTTAA